Proteins from one Dama dama isolate Ldn47 chromosome 12, ASM3311817v1, whole genome shotgun sequence genomic window:
- the PARP2 gene encoding poly [ADP-ribose] polymerase 2, whose product MAARRRGTAGGRARAERVNNGKTVAEDPPPAKKLRKCHRVKKEPVAEGKADNDRTEDKQESVKTLLLKGKAPVDPECTAKVGKAHVYCEGNDVYDVMLNQTNLQFNNNKYYLIQLLEDDAQRNFSVWMRWGRVGKTGQHSLVACSGDLNKAKEVFQKKFLDKTKNNWEDREKFEKVPGKYDMLQMDYASNTQKEEETKKEKYLKSTLKLESQLDLRVQELIKLICNVQAMEEMMVEMKYDTKKAPLGKLTVAQIKAGYQSLKKIEDCIRAGQHGRALVEACNEFYTRIPHDFGLRTPPLIRTEKELSDKVQLLEALGDIEIAIKLVKTELQSPEHPLDQHYRKLQCALHPLDHESYEFKVISQYLQSTHAPTHSDYTMTLLDVFEVEKEGEKEAFREDLHNRMLLWHGSRLSNWVGILSHGLRIAPPEAPITGYMFGKGIYFADMSSKSANYCFATHLKDTGLLLLSEVALGQCNELLGANPEAEGLLQGKHSTKGLGKMAPSPARAITLNGSTVPLGPASDTGILNPEGYTLNYNEFIVYNPNQVRMRYLLKVRFNFLQLW is encoded by the exons ATGGCAGCTCGGCGGCGGGGGACTGCCGGCGGCAGAGCGCGAG CTGAAAGAGTTAATAATGGCAAAACAGTTGCAGAAGACCCTCCTCCTGCAAAGAAACTTCGAAAATGTCACAGGGTGAAAAAGGAGCCTGTGGCTGAAGGAAAGGCAGATAATGACCGGACTGAAGACAAGCAAG AGTCTGTGAAGACCTTGCTATTAAAGGGCAAAGCTCCCGTGGACCCAGAGTGCACAGCCAAGGTGGGGAAG gCCCATGTGTACTGTGAAGGAAATGATGTCTATGATGTCATGCTAAATCAG ACCAATCTCCAGTTCAACAACAACAAGTATTATCTGATTCAGCTGTTAGAAGATGATGCCCAGAGAAACTTCAGTGTTTGGATGAGATGGGGCCGAG TTGGGAAGACAGGGCAGCACAGCTTGGTGGCTTGTTCCGGGGACCTCAACAAGGCCAAGGAAGTCTTTCAAAAGAA ATTCcttgacaaaacaaaaaataattgggAGGATCGTGAGAAGTTTGAGAAGGTGCCTGGAAAATATGATATGCTACAAATGGACTATGCCAGTAATACACAG aaggaagaggaaacaaagaaagagaaatatcttaAATCCACCTTGAAACTGGAGTCACAGCTAGATCTTCGTGTACAGGAGCTGATAAAGTTGATCTGTAATGTCCAGGCCATGGAAGAGATGATGGTAGAAATGAAATATGATACCAAGAAAGCTCCACTTG GGAAGCTGACAGTGGCACAAATCAAGGCAGGTTACCAGTCTCTTAAGAAGATTGAGGATTGCATTCGGGCTGGCCAGCATGGACGAGCTCTCGTGGAAGCATGCAATGAATTCTACACCAGAATCCCACATGACTTTGG ACTCCGTACCCCTCCATTAATCCGGACAGAGAAAGAACTGTCAGATAAAGTACAACTACTGGAG GCTTTGGGAGACATTGAAATTGCAATTAAACTGGTGAAGACAGAACTGCAAAGCCCGGAGCACCCATTGGACCAACATTACAGAAAACTACAGTGTGCCTTGCACCCTTTAGACCATGAGAGTTATGAGTTCAAA gTGATTTCCCAGTACCTACAGTCTACCCATGCTCCCACACACAGTGACTATACCATGACCTTGCTGGATGTCTTTGAAGTTGAAAAGGAAGGTGAAAAAGAAGCCTTCAGAGAGGACCTTCATAACAG GATGCTACTCTGGCATGGCTCCCGGCTGAGTAACTGGGTGGGAATCCTGAGCCACGGGCTTCGAATCGCCCCGCCTGAGGCTCCCATCACAGGTTACATG ttcGGAAAAGGAATCTACTTTGCTGACATGTCTTCCAAGAGTGCCAATTACTGCTTTGCCACTCACCTAAAGGATACGGGGCTGCTGCTCTTATCAGAG GTAGCTCTGGGTCAGTGTAATGAGCTACTCGGGGCCAACCCAGAGGCAGAAGGATTACTTCAAGGCAAACACAGCACCAAGGGGCTGGGCAAGATGGCTCCCAGTCCTGCGCGCGCCATCACCTT GAATGGGAGCACAGTGCCATTAGGACCAGCAAGTGACACAGGAATTCTGAACCCGGAGGGCTATACCCTCAACTACAACGAATTTATCGTCTATAACCCCAACCAGGTCCGTATGCGATACCTTCTAAAAGTCCGATTTAATTTCCTGCAGCTGTGGTGA